A genome region from Lentimicrobiaceae bacterium includes the following:
- a CDS encoding T9SS type A sorting domain-containing protein, which translates to MKKYFTILLMMFSITTFAQFPAPTNFEYSLNYIMIDQGGYCEGNWVAGPTYCSNFSWAAPNTTTTNATLDHYNIYYYNYWTHDTTIIASTSELYYELEFGPIGEMWITAVYTNPEGESGPSNIVINDGLPISISEYKSATKITIQYDQTTQEITITNGEKIGKINLYDSEGKTMTSTTPVNNKICIENLPSGLYIVELITKDSKVIRQKIIKQ; encoded by the coding sequence ATGAAAAAGTATTTTACCATTTTATTAATGATGTTTTCGATAACAACATTTGCACAATTTCCGGCGCCTACTAATTTTGAATATTCGTTAAATTATATAATGATTGACCAGGGAGGATATTGTGAAGGCAATTGGGTTGCCGGACCAACCTATTGTTCCAATTTTTCGTGGGCTGCACCTAATACAACCACCACCAATGCAACTTTGGATCATTACAACATTTATTACTATAATTATTGGACACATGACACCACAATCATTGCATCAACATCCGAATTGTATTATGAATTAGAATTTGGACCAATAGGCGAAATGTGGATCACGGCAGTTTACACAAATCCCGAAGGAGAATCCGGTCCATCAAATATTGTTATTAATGATGGTTTGCCCATTTCTATTTCTGAATATAAATCAGCAACAAAAATTACCATTCAATATGATCAAACCACTCAGGAGATAACTATTACTAACGGAGAAAAGATTGGCAAGATAAATCTATACGACAGTGAGGGGAAAACAATGACATCAACAACACCAGTAAACAATAAAATTTGTATCGAAAATCTGCCATCGGGACTTTATATTGTTGAATTAATTACAAAAGATTCAAAAGTAATACGGCAGAAAATTATTAAACAATAA
- a CDS encoding C39 family peptidase, which translates to MNKLFLFAVFCLPLFISACKKDDNDEDNQAGASDYYITDIYENTNRPGFVLLNLNAYQQTTEYTCGPASALTLLHYYHREGDEMSIASEMHTSTSTGTTPENLATWLGNNGFIVNWGENGTLEMIRQNLANNTPTLLEWSDWGGHWVLAVGYDTRNTEDPMDDVIIFADPYDRHDDLVDGIDWFNAQRFYYMWYDALLFDRVMHRVYITATPESK; encoded by the coding sequence ATGAATAAATTATTTCTTTTTGCAGTATTTTGTCTTCCTCTTTTCATCTCAGCATGTAAAAAGGACGACAATGATGAGGATAACCAGGCAGGCGCTTCTGATTATTATATTACTGATATTTATGAAAACACCAATCGTCCGGGTTTTGTTTTGCTCAATCTGAACGCTTATCAGCAAACAACGGAATATACCTGTGGTCCCGCTTCTGCGCTTACGCTTTTGCATTATTATCATAGGGAAGGAGACGAGATGAGCATTGCTTCGGAGATGCATACCAGCACTTCCACCGGAACTACACCCGAAAATTTGGCAACATGGCTCGGCAATAATGGTTTTATTGTAAATTGGGGCGAAAATGGAACCCTGGAAATGATAAGGCAAAATCTGGCAAACAACACCCCTACCCTTTTGGAATGGAGCGACTGGGGCGGACATTGGGTGCTTGCCGTGGGTTATGATACGCGTAATACCGAAGACCCAATGGATGATGTGATCATTTTTGCCGACCCTTACGACCGGCACGACGACCTTGTGGATGGCATAGACTGGTTTAATGCCCAACGGTTTTATTATATGTGGTACGATGCCTTGCTTTTCGACAGGGTAATGCACCGGGTATATATAACGGCGACTCCTGAAAGTAAATAA
- a CDS encoding endonuclease NucS, whose product MKLFTVDKEGKLIQYKEHSFGIDNKESDLEILLENNPECFFDDGKILIIGRQVLTNLGTWIDLLGLDRFGNTVVIELKRGKTPRETVSQLLEYASFIDNLDYEQLNLIYQNYIGEESSLETYHQEYFDSIDSDNVAFNKASKLMIVAQDISPSIKQSAEYLRKKGIDIYCMVFKYFLNHASEKMIAIDFVVGEDTFIRSDSIKSTAQLPKVDEKRFFDSLDSFGKPVFQQLFDFARANGLLIRWGSKGFSINVTINDGFVGLCFGYPPQSVFKQSIYTGFEEIRKKVNNSDSIIELFRSELEKTNKFISAKSNLKWIVDKPTDNNDISNFLIILKLMIDKIQENELK is encoded by the coding sequence ATGAAACTATTTACAGTTGATAAAGAAGGAAAATTGATTCAATATAAAGAGCATTCTTTCGGGATTGATAATAAAGAATCTGACCTTGAGATTTTATTAGAGAATAATCCAGAATGCTTTTTTGATGATGGCAAAATTCTTATAATTGGTCGTCAAGTATTGACAAATTTAGGCACTTGGATTGATTTACTTGGTCTTGATAGATTTGGTAATACTGTTGTGATTGAATTAAAACGTGGTAAGACACCACGAGAAACGGTATCTCAATTATTAGAATATGCCTCATTCATTGATAATCTGGATTATGAACAATTGAATCTGATTTATCAAAACTATATCGGCGAGGAATCATCTTTAGAAACATATCATCAAGAATATTTTGATTCCATAGATTCCGATAATGTTGCGTTTAATAAAGCATCAAAATTAATGATTGTCGCACAGGACATAAGTCCTTCGATTAAACAGTCTGCCGAATATTTAAGAAAAAAAGGAATTGATATATACTGCATGGTGTTTAAGTATTTCTTAAATCATGCTTCAGAAAAGATGATTGCTATTGATTTTGTAGTTGGAGAAGATACCTTTATTCGTTCTGATTCAATAAAATCAACAGCTCAATTACCCAAAGTAGATGAAAAGAGATTTTTTGATTCATTGGATTCTTTTGGTAAACCTGTTTTTCAGCAATTATTTGATTTTGCAAGAGCTAATGGATTATTGATTCGTTGGGGTTCAAAAGGATTTTCGATAAACGTTACTATAAATGATGGATTTGTTGGATTATGTTTTGGTTATCCGCCGCAATCAGTATTTAAACAAAGTATTTATACTGGATTTGAGGAGATAAGGAAAAAAGTAAATAATTCAGATTCAATTATCGAGTTGTTTAGGTCGGAATTAGAGAAAACCAATAAATTTATATCGGCAAAATCTAATCTAAAATGGATTGTAGATAAACCTACAGATAATAATGACATTAGTAACTTTTTGATAATTCTGAAATTAATGATAGATAAAATACAAGAAAACGAATTAAAATAA
- a CDS encoding exonuclease domain-containing protein — protein MKYLAIDVETANADYSSICQIGIAEFKNGKVIDKWSTLINPESYFDPFNISIHGIKESDVKNSPTFDKIYEEIKNRLEEKITVHHMPFDRVALNRVCEEYQLPPIKTKWLDSAKITRRTWEQFAYKGYGLKNIADFLEIKFEHHDALQDAIAAGLVVANACLIKEISIEDWFQRIGTEINRKTSKSNYSASVKRDGNSEGSLFGENLVFTGALSLPRKEAAVIAAKIGCNILDSVTQKTTILVVGTQDSTKLAGYEKSSKHRKAEELIEKGNQIKILSEKDFIKMCNDEDKELNLEILTSELPAEREFAIPPGIKRNL, from the coding sequence ATGAAATATTTAGCAATAGATGTTGAAACCGCAAATGCAGATTATTCAAGTATCTGTCAAATAGGAATTGCGGAATTTAAAAATGGAAAAGTCATTGATAAATGGAGCACATTAATAAATCCAGAATCATATTTCGACCCATTTAATATTTCCATTCATGGCATAAAAGAATCTGATGTTAAAAACTCCCCGACTTTTGATAAAATCTACGAGGAAATTAAAAATCGGCTGGAAGAAAAAATTACTGTTCATCACATGCCATTTGATAGAGTTGCATTAAACAGAGTTTGTGAAGAATATCAACTGCCGCCAATAAAAACAAAATGGTTGGATTCTGCTAAAATAACAAGGAGAACATGGGAACAATTTGCCTATAAAGGTTATGGACTAAAAAACATTGCTGACTTTTTAGAAATTAAATTCGAACATCACGATGCACTTCAAGATGCAATTGCAGCAGGTTTAGTAGTTGCAAATGCATGTTTAATTAAAGAAATATCAATTGAAGATTGGTTCCAAAGAATTGGAACAGAAATAAATCGAAAGACTTCAAAATCTAATTATTCAGCATCCGTTAAACGGGACGGTAATTCTGAAGGTTCTCTTTTCGGAGAAAATTTGGTATTTACAGGTGCTTTATCACTACCAAGAAAAGAAGCTGCAGTAATTGCTGCAAAAATTGGGTGCAATATTTTAGATTCAGTTACTCAAAAAACCACAATATTAGTTGTTGGAACCCAAGATTCAACAAAATTAGCTGGCTATGAGAAAAGTTCGAAACATAGAAAAGCAGAAGAATTAATTGAAAAAGGAAATCAAATAAAAATTTTGTCGGAGAAGGATTTCATTAAAATGTGCAATGACGAAGACAAAGAATTAAATCTTGAAATACTAACATCTGAGCTCCCTGCAGAGCGGGAATTTGCAATTCCGCCAGGAATAAAGCGTAATTTATAA
- a CDS encoding TM2 domain-containing protein: MEKSKVDMFIGMNAENFNPQDIMVIKERLEKMDDDKFYLIQCTEFQKPSIILIIAILLGWERFWLDDMGLGIVKILTCYGCGIWWLIDIISAKERTKKYNFKIFVQKTSFL; encoded by the coding sequence ATGGAAAAGTCAAAAGTAGACATGTTTATCGGCATGAATGCCGAGAATTTTAATCCACAAGATATTATGGTTATTAAGGAAAGACTTGAAAAAATGGATGATGATAAATTTTATCTAATTCAATGTACAGAATTTCAAAAACCATCAATAATTTTAATTATTGCAATTCTATTAGGGTGGGAAAGATTCTGGTTAGATGATATGGGACTTGGAATTGTAAAAATACTAACTTGTTATGGTTGCGGTATTTGGTGGCTAATAGATATTATTTCAGCAAAAGAACGCACAAAAAAATATAATTTTAAAATATTTGTTCAAAAAACATCTTTTTTATAG
- a CDS encoding zinc ribbon-containing protein — protein MYKTGEKPGKGLYKCVKCGEVIRLDDNSDVLPPCPKCHGTKWTKVG, from the coding sequence ATGTACAAAACAGGTGAAAAGCCCGGAAAGGGTTTGTACAAATGCGTAAAGTGTGGCGAAGTAATCAGATTGGATGATAATTCTGATGTATTGCCTCCATGCCCGAAATGCCACGGAACTAAGTGGACTAAAGTTGGGTAA
- a CDS encoding ImmA/IrrE family metallo-endopeptidase has translation MKNSKGSLMAKRLLSDIGFDEITHLSMKLFVSGLGATLVEEELQNSDGKIVRGKTKTLIKVNSQIPYESKKRFTIAHEVGHFLMHEKIEVHNENSNTLNWFVSTETQLKKGLQEWEANDFASELLMPEQIFRNETLGKSFSPDLIKYLSERFKTSITSTVFRCLHLDIHPLLVVFIYNGTVKYWDKTSNWNYWIKDITKLAPPDDSVAMEYINTDYEFIYCGKEKAQLISKSTWCNLNKYDEDTDFFEYCIPTKQNKTIISVIWEK, from the coding sequence ATGAAGAACTCTAAAGGTAGCTTAATGGCAAAAAGACTACTATCTGATATTGGATTTGATGAGATTACTCATTTATCAATGAAATTATTTGTTTCTGGTTTGGGAGCAACCCTTGTTGAAGAAGAATTACAAAATTCAGATGGCAAGATTGTTAGAGGTAAAACAAAGACGTTAATAAAAGTAAATTCTCAAATTCCTTATGAATCCAAAAAACGTTTTACCATTGCCCATGAAGTTGGTCATTTTCTAATGCATGAAAAGATTGAAGTACACAATGAAAACTCAAACACATTAAACTGGTTTGTTAGCACAGAAACCCAGTTAAAAAAAGGCTTGCAGGAATGGGAAGCTAATGATTTTGCATCTGAATTGCTTATGCCTGAACAAATTTTCCGAAATGAAACTCTTGGCAAGTCCTTTTCTCCAGACTTAATTAAATATTTATCTGAAAGATTCAAAACTAGCATAACTTCGACTGTATTTAGATGCTTACATCTTGACATTCATCCATTACTTGTTGTTTTTATCTATAATGGAACAGTTAAATATTGGGATAAAACTTCTAATTGGAATTATTGGATAAAGGATATTACTAAGTTGGCTCCCCCTGATGATTCAGTTGCAATGGAATATATTAATACAGACTATGAATTTATTTATTGTGGAAAAGAAAAGGCTCAACTTATATCAAAATCAACTTGGTGTAATTTAAATAAGTACGATGAGGATACTGATTTTTTTGAATATTGCATTCCTACAAAACAGAATAAAACAATAATTAGTGTAATATGGGAAAAGTAA
- a CDS encoding DMT family protein: protein MKKAILTVVLLVLSNTFMTFAWYGHLKFKQMSWFNNLGLVSIILISWGIALFEYSFQVPANRIGFNENDGPFNLWQLKVIQEVITLTVFTAFMIIFFKNEPFRINHLIGFCFLILAVYFIFKK from the coding sequence ATGAAAAAAGCAATCTTGACTGTTGTACTTCTGGTTTTATCAAACACCTTTATGACATTTGCTTGGTATGGACACCTAAAATTTAAACAAATGAGTTGGTTTAATAACTTAGGTTTGGTTAGTATAATTTTGATTAGTTGGGGGATTGCACTTTTTGAATATTCCTTTCAAGTTCCAGCAAACAGGATTGGGTTCAACGAAAATGATGGACCTTTTAATCTTTGGCAATTAAAAGTCATTCAGGAAGTAATTACTCTGACAGTATTTACAGCATTCATGATTATTTTTTTCAAGAATGAACCATTTAGAATCAATCATTTAATTGGTTTTTGTTTTTTAATTCTTGCAGTATATTTTATTTTCAAAAAGTGA
- a CDS encoding BMP family ABC transporter substrate-binding protein: protein MKTKSLLLFVLVLMFSVGLSSCKKDDSSSLKVGLVTGLGGLNDGGFNDQAFVGLMAANNAESIRWEVKESYDEAQIASNIKYFTDNKFDVIITLGYNASQSTLEAAEAFPKIKFIILDYSFETIPDNITCITYKVDQASFPCGFLAAYQAWQKNQSNPAVGYVAGPNIPEIQQFTVSFAKGVEFFNTKYNQSVTVSGANATNFNDTLQGARIADSLIQRGAEVIFACAGKTGNGALYKVKEASKTGIGVDTDQFYSIPLVGPYLLTSCMKRLDVAILSEITSIHNGQFHGGQVFSFDLANEGVNVAPYHNYETMLPDSIKQSVLDIKTGIINGTILTGWTK from the coding sequence ATGAAAACGAAATCTTTATTATTGTTTGTATTGGTATTAATGTTTTCTGTTGGGTTGTCATCCTGTAAAAAAGATGACTCTTCATCCTTGAAAGTAGGATTGGTAACCGGTCTGGGCGGATTAAACGACGGTGGATTTAACGATCAGGCATTTGTAGGATTGATGGCTGCTAACAATGCCGAATCCATCCGGTGGGAAGTAAAAGAAAGCTACGACGAAGCACAAATTGCGAGTAACATCAAATATTTTACCGATAATAAATTCGATGTGATTATTACCCTTGGATACAATGCTTCGCAGTCCACCCTGGAGGCGGCAGAAGCGTTTCCCAAAATAAAATTCATCATCCTTGATTATTCGTTCGAAACTATTCCTGATAATATAACTTGTATTACGTATAAAGTAGATCAGGCATCCTTTCCCTGTGGGTTTCTGGCAGCTTATCAGGCGTGGCAAAAAAATCAATCCAATCCGGCAGTAGGTTATGTTGCAGGTCCAAACATTCCCGAAATACAACAGTTTACCGTAAGTTTTGCCAAAGGGGTTGAATTTTTTAATACAAAATATAACCAGTCAGTAACAGTTTCCGGTGCCAATGCTACCAATTTTAACGATACCTTGCAGGGTGCCCGTATAGCCGATAGCCTGATTCAGCGGGGAGCAGAAGTGATATTTGCATGTGCCGGGAAAACCGGAAACGGAGCCTTGTATAAAGTAAAAGAAGCTTCCAAGACAGGAATAGGGGTGGATACCGACCAGTTTTATTCCATTCCACTGGTGGGACCTTACCTTCTTACTTCCTGCATGAAGCGGCTCGATGTAGCGATTCTTTCGGAAATTACCAGCATCCATAACGGGCAGTTCCATGGCGGACAAGTTTTTTCGTTTGATCTTGCCAATGAGGGTGTGAATGTGGCTCCATATCATAATTATGAAACAATGCTACCCGATAGTATCAAACAAAGTGTTTTGGATATAAAAACAGGGATTATTAATGGAACAATACTTACCGGGTGGACAAAATAA
- the tpx gene encoding thiol peroxidase — protein MATITLQGNPIHTSGELPKTGTIAPGFELIKNDLSKASLKDFLKTKLVLNVFPSLDTGTCAASVRNFNKKAAGLINTKVLCISRDLPFAQARFCGAEGIENVITLSDFATGKFGKDYGLEIADGPLAHLHSRVVIVLDENAKVLYTQQVPEIVNEPDYDAALAVL, from the coding sequence ATGGCTACAATTACCTTACAAGGAAACCCGATACATACTTCGGGCGAATTACCTAAAACCGGAACCATTGCACCCGGCTTTGAACTAATAAAAAATGACCTTTCCAAAGCTTCTTTGAAGGACTTTCTGAAAACAAAACTCGTGCTAAATGTTTTTCCAAGCCTCGATACAGGAACCTGTGCTGCTTCGGTAAGAAACTTCAATAAAAAAGCAGCAGGACTAATCAACACTAAAGTGCTGTGCATCTCACGCGATCTGCCTTTTGCCCAGGCACGTTTCTGTGGTGCCGAAGGCATCGAAAATGTAATCACCCTTTCCGATTTTGCCACCGGCAAGTTTGGAAAAGATTACGGACTGGAAATTGCAGATGGTCCACTGGCACATCTGCATTCACGTGTTGTAATAGTGCTTGACGAAAATGCAAAGGTTCTCTATACGCAACAGGTTCCTGAAATCGTGAACGAACCCGACTACGATGCAGCATTGGCGGTATTATAA
- a CDS encoding outer membrane beta-barrel family protein, translating to MYATHNYWKGKNDSHSENIIKNGTSPLYEYRNKGKSNYDGAWSYLYLNTEYQLSKKSTIEVYTGGSLYNGKYSYKSTAYKNDFSTNIWDSIQSLNDYDYGGQTSYYAGSSFNHNFNDKGHKLNIDLYGWGWDSSPEGNSSQIYTVETMNNKMRRNYPQNSSSSVNLNSDYTYPINDSTSIEAGINASTSHSKDMNMTDSLDFLTNTWHFDEQISDRYKDNDKNVNAYVSYNGKLWGVGYKIGVRSEYKEYHLNSISMNRQFTRDFFNLYPSLHLSYSTKGMDNFTLSYSRRVEYPDYQLNPYIDYSDVEWIYGGNPNLKSSYTNSFEAGYAKYFKKGGSFSVSLYHRYTDKDITYYTTSVYDTVLNRNTLYSTYANSGTNAFTGGEITANYQPAKFISLMANANLYNLKISAHMKTSDTSSYDIDRDNFSWDGKLSCNLTIVKTVKWQITGIYRSENKSLVGSSDPVYYINTSIRSDFFNRKLSVNVGVQDIFDWQKTKGTTSTPTYSGSSSNKQVTRYLTAGITLRLGKIEMEKEMKTGQDKSGKQ from the coding sequence ATGTATGCTACACATAATTACTGGAAAGGGAAAAATGATTCACATAGCGAAAATATTATAAAAAATGGCACTTCACCTTTGTATGAATACCGCAATAAAGGTAAAAGCAATTACGATGGCGCCTGGTCGTATTTATACCTAAACACTGAATATCAGTTGTCGAAGAAAAGTACTATTGAAGTATATACAGGAGGTAGTTTGTATAATGGTAAATATTCCTACAAAAGCACGGCATATAAAAATGATTTTTCAACAAATATATGGGACAGTATTCAATCCCTCAATGATTATGACTACGGCGGTCAAACCAGTTATTATGCCGGATCGTCGTTTAACCATAATTTTAATGACAAAGGACATAAACTAAATATTGATCTGTACGGCTGGGGCTGGGATAGCTCACCCGAAGGTAATTCAAGTCAGATTTATACTGTTGAAACAATGAATAATAAAATGCGGAGAAACTATCCACAAAACTCCTCATCCTCTGTAAATTTAAATAGCGATTATACTTACCCTATCAACGACAGTACTTCGATAGAGGCTGGTATTAATGCCAGTACCTCCCATTCTAAAGATATGAACATGACAGATAGTCTTGATTTTCTTACTAATACATGGCATTTCGATGAACAAATCAGTGATAGGTATAAAGATAACGATAAAAACGTGAATGCTTATGTGTCGTACAACGGGAAATTGTGGGGAGTGGGTTATAAGATAGGTGTAAGGTCGGAGTACAAAGAATACCATTTGAATTCCATAAGCATGAACCGCCAGTTTACCCGCGATTTTTTTAATTTATATCCTTCGTTACACCTGAGCTATTCAACCAAAGGCATGGACAATTTTACATTAAGTTACAGCCGTCGGGTTGAGTATCCCGATTACCAGTTAAATCCTTATATTGACTATTCTGATGTGGAATGGATTTATGGAGGGAACCCCAACCTGAAGTCATCGTACACCAATTCATTTGAAGCAGGTTATGCCAAATATTTTAAAAAGGGAGGTTCGTTCAGTGTATCACTTTACCATCGTTACACCGATAAAGATATTACCTATTATACTACCAGCGTTTATGATACTGTGCTTAACCGGAATACATTATATTCTACCTATGCCAATTCCGGAACCAATGCCTTTACAGGTGGCGAAATCACTGCCAATTACCAGCCTGCGAAGTTTATCAGCCTGATGGCAAATGCTAATCTTTATAATTTAAAGATATCGGCACACATGAAAACTTCTGATACATCATCGTATGATATTGATCGCGATAATTTTTCCTGGGATGGAAAGTTGAGTTGCAACCTTACCATTGTTAAAACCGTCAAATGGCAGATAACGGGGATTTACCGTTCTGAAAATAAATCTTTGGTTGGTTCAAGCGACCCTGTATATTACATTAATACCAGTATCCGCTCCGATTTTTTTAACCGCAAACTATCGGTAAACGTGGGAGTACAGGATATTTTCGACTGGCAAAAAACCAAGGGAACTACCAGCACGCCCACTTATTCCGGAAGCAGTAGTAACAAACAGGTTACGCGTTATCTTACAGCCGGTATAACCCTTCGCCTGGGTAAAATAGAAATGGAAAAAGAAATGAAAACAGGGCAGGATAAAAGCGGGAAACAGTAA
- a CDS encoding TonB-dependent receptor, with product MKTFCTYYLLLSFFVISSNVFAQSSRGDTPKYEISGTIIDSISGQPLSYANIGILKESDKTFVKGTTTDEKGYFEIKGILAGNYFARISYVGYNPPLLPVSVNGVSQKISFGIFRLTPSTQQLNAVEIQAQKPVYQYNAEKKIYNVNEDISIQSGVANDALQNAPGVWVDLEGNVTLRGVSNVEIWINDKPSRLSTDGLKSYLQQLPANALERIEVITNPSAKYSASGTGGIINIITKEKIKKTISSVWDLTGVQSQDMLPGCRSCGQMKNGKLICMLHIITGKGKMIHIAKIL from the coding sequence ATGAAAACATTTTGCACTTATTATCTTCTCCTTTCGTTTTTTGTAATTTCATCTAACGTTTTTGCACAATCTTCCAGGGGGGATACCCCAAAATACGAAATCAGCGGAACTATTATTGACAGTATCAGCGGGCAACCACTTTCTTATGCTAACATAGGCATACTTAAAGAATCAGACAAAACCTTTGTAAAAGGGACTACTACCGACGAAAAAGGATATTTTGAGATAAAGGGTATACTGGCAGGAAATTATTTTGCTAGAATTTCATACGTAGGCTACAACCCGCCCTTACTGCCGGTAAGTGTGAATGGAGTATCTCAAAAAATTTCATTTGGTATTTTCCGGCTAACGCCTTCCACCCAACAGTTGAATGCAGTGGAAATACAGGCACAGAAACCGGTTTATCAGTATAATGCCGAAAAAAAGATTTATAATGTAAACGAAGATATAAGCATACAATCAGGGGTAGCAAATGATGCACTACAAAATGCGCCCGGTGTTTGGGTTGATCTGGAGGGTAATGTTACCCTTCGTGGTGTTTCTAATGTGGAAATCTGGATAAACGACAAACCTTCGCGCTTAAGCACTGACGGGCTGAAAAGTTACCTGCAACAGCTTCCTGCCAATGCATTGGAACGTATTGAGGTTATCACCAATCCTTCAGCCAAATATTCGGCAAGCGGTACCGGCGGTATCATCAATATCATAACTAAGGAAAAGATAAAAAAGACTATTTCCTCAGTCTGGGACTTAACGGGAGTACAAAGCCAGGATATGCTCCCTGGATGTCGTTCCTGTGGTCAAATGAAAAATGGAAAATTAATATGTATGCTACACATAATTACTGGAAAGGGAAAAATGATTCACATAGCGAAAATATTATAA
- the radC gene encoding DNA repair protein RadC, whose translation MHTDYSQANLPIKSWAEDDRPREKMLLKGKQALSKAEFIAILLRSGSRNESAVELAKRILNSVNDSISALSKLSVKELMKFKGVGEAKAISIVAALALAKYISSDEVLERKTIQSSGDAFEIFQSLINNPNYEEFWILLLDRSNKILRPVCISEGGMSGTVVDPKKIFKIAIDNNATSLIVCHNHPSGNLQPSESDIKLTKKLKEGGQLLDISILDHLILGEEKYLSFADENIF comes from the coding sequence ATGCATACCGATTATTCCCAAGCTAATCTCCCTATTAAAAGTTGGGCAGAGGACGACCGTCCTCGCGAAAAAATGTTACTAAAAGGCAAACAGGCACTCAGCAAAGCAGAATTCATTGCCATACTGTTGCGTTCTGGTAGCAGGAACGAATCGGCAGTAGAACTGGCAAAACGTATCCTGAACAGTGTAAACGACAGCATATCTGCACTTAGCAAACTTTCGGTAAAAGAGTTGATGAAATTCAAAGGAGTGGGCGAAGCCAAAGCCATTAGTATTGTTGCTGCCCTTGCCCTTGCCAAGTACATCAGCAGCGACGAAGTGCTGGAACGTAAAACTATACAGTCGAGTGGCGATGCTTTTGAAATCTTTCAAAGTCTGATAAATAATCCCAATTATGAAGAATTCTGGATACTGTTACTCGACCGTTCCAACAAAATTCTCCGTCCGGTATGTATCAGCGAAGGCGGAATGAGCGGTACGGTAGTTGACCCGAAAAAAATTTTCAAAATTGCCATTGATAACAATGCAACCTCGCTGATTGTTTGCCATAATCACCCTTCGGGTAACCTGCAACCCAGTGAAAGCGACATCAAGCTCACTAAAAAACTGAAAGAAGGCGGACAACTTCTGGATATTTCCATTCTCGACCACCTTATTCTTGGCGAAGAAAAATATCTTAGTTTTGCTGATGAAAATATATTTTAG